In the genome of Leptospira dzoumogneensis, one region contains:
- the ggt gene encoding gamma-glutamyltransferase: MSFRTVRPNPKSFFILSILLLLVFGSCKKNVLFIEGREVSTQNLVAPKFGIDPNTLFAESKKIMISTDSIDASKVGLEIYKKGGNTIDVAVASSFAVSVTRPSSTGIGGGGFLVYHHAKSGKSYAFDFRERAPSLANRNMYKGRPKEESLLGYKSVGVPGMVAGLVQIHKKFGKLPLKDVLAPAIRLAEEGFVVYPDLSEAIQESEQDMSPGMKKIFVPGGKIPEAGELFVQKDLAKTLRIISETGDKDFYAGEIAKALSQEVSSNGGAIHWTDLKSYKVREEKPLEITYRNYNIRTMFPPSSGVHLFTMLKMLETKELHSMFDFSQSDYYHFLAEVMRRGYSDRAVLGGDPGFTKIPVETLISSDYAKEKISDFNPSKATPSSTYLSRLNLKAESPQTTHISVVDEEGNAVSTTHSINYRFGAAVVLEGYGFVLNDTMDDFSRSPGEPNVYGLIGAEANSIQPGKTPLSSMSPTIVLKNGETFLVTGAPGGSYIVNAVLQSILFTLDLNLTLYESVARGRIHHQFFPDALSIEGPATDTATFNQLKAKKHEVRLGNNMAKLFCVKRENGILYGAADPRGDGIPLGE; the protein is encoded by the coding sequence ATGTCTTTTAGAACGGTTAGACCTAATCCCAAAAGTTTCTTCATACTTTCTATTTTACTTCTTCTTGTTTTCGGATCTTGCAAGAAAAATGTACTATTCATCGAAGGCAGAGAAGTTTCTACCCAGAACCTTGTAGCTCCTAAATTCGGGATCGATCCCAACACTTTGTTTGCGGAATCCAAGAAGATCATGATCTCTACGGATTCGATAGACGCCTCTAAAGTAGGACTGGAGATCTACAAAAAGGGAGGAAATACGATAGATGTGGCCGTCGCTTCTTCCTTTGCGGTTTCCGTTACTCGTCCTTCTTCCACAGGGATAGGCGGGGGCGGATTTTTAGTATATCATCATGCCAAATCCGGAAAGTCGTATGCTTTTGATTTCAGGGAAAGGGCGCCTTCTTTAGCAAATCGTAATATGTATAAGGGCCGCCCCAAGGAAGAGTCCTTACTCGGATATAAATCCGTAGGCGTTCCTGGAATGGTGGCCGGTCTTGTGCAGATCCATAAAAAGTTCGGAAAACTTCCCTTAAAGGATGTTTTGGCCCCGGCGATACGTTTGGCAGAAGAAGGATTTGTAGTGTATCCGGATCTTTCCGAGGCAATCCAAGAATCTGAACAAGACATGAGTCCCGGGATGAAAAAGATCTTTGTACCAGGTGGAAAAATACCTGAAGCGGGAGAGCTGTTTGTTCAGAAGGATCTGGCAAAAACTCTTAGGATCATTTCCGAAACAGGGGACAAGGACTTTTATGCCGGCGAGATCGCTAAGGCACTCTCACAAGAGGTCTCTTCCAACGGTGGAGCTATTCATTGGACAGATCTCAAAAGTTATAAAGTAAGAGAAGAAAAACCTTTAGAGATTACATACCGAAATTATAATATTCGGACAATGTTCCCTCCTTCCTCCGGAGTTCATCTTTTTACGATGTTAAAGATGCTGGAAACGAAAGAACTTCATTCTATGTTCGATTTTTCCCAAAGCGATTATTATCATTTCTTGGCGGAAGTTATGAGAAGGGGATACTCGGATCGTGCGGTCCTGGGAGGAGATCCGGGATTTACAAAGATACCTGTAGAAACTTTGATCTCTTCCGACTATGCAAAGGAAAAAATTTCAGACTTCAATCCAAGTAAGGCGACACCTAGTTCCACTTACTTAAGCAGATTGAATTTAAAGGCGGAGTCTCCTCAGACCACTCATATATCGGTAGTGGATGAGGAAGGAAACGCTGTTTCTACCACACATTCCATCAATTATAGATTCGGTGCAGCAGTTGTGTTGGAAGGATATGGTTTTGTTCTAAATGATACGATGGATGATTTTAGCCGTTCTCCTGGAGAGCCTAATGTCTATGGTTTGATCGGCGCGGAGGCTAATTCTATTCAGCCGGGAAAAACTCCTTTGAGCTCCATGTCCCCTACCATCGTTCTGAAAAATGGGGAGACATTTTTGGTAACAGGTGCCCCAGGCGGTTCTTATATAGTAAATGCGGTTTTACAATCCATATTATTTACATTAGATCTAAATTTGACCTTATATGAATCCGTAGCAAGGGGAAGGATCCATCACCAATTCTTTCCTGACGCACTTTCGATCGAAGGGCCTGCGACCGATACCGCTACTTTCAATCAGCTAAAGGCAAAAAAACACGAGGTAAGGCTCGGTAATAATATGGCAAAACTGTTCTGTGTAAAAAGAGAAAATGGAATATTGTACGGTGCTGCGGATCCAAGGGGAGATGGGATCCCTCTGGGCGAATAA
- the gshA gene encoding glutamate--cysteine ligase: MNRSAKTPVCPNLRHAVKAKHGLEKESMRIFFDGKIATTPHPESLGSSLTNHFIKTDFSEPQLEFATNPRPRIEAIVRELQDLHIFTSRHLKEEWIWPFSMPPILPKEDKEIPLGQYGHSFSGEWKTVYRNGLGLRYGRRMQTISGVHYNFSFSNLFLKQILGKEIHAFTKEEISELYLSVTRNFMRRVPEILYLTGATPVFDETFLPVPSDFPFVKHKEHTYYAPYATSLRMSEIGYTSKVQDELPINYNSLKEYINGMCYAVSTPYAKYQSYGEIPNQLNDHYLQIENEFYSPIRPKQIPKNDERPLDALQSRGIQYIEIRCLDLQPESPTGIHKPSLGYIQMVLIDGLLKESKSIDQKEKLRIRENTKRVIWEGRKPGLKVLDDLGEEQDFLTRGKEFTQSLLPIAEELDRHTGKRFYQEILNIMNKRWEDASCTPSGKLMDRIINEGWEFRDLGIHLAKENYRNQSQMELTPGKFAMFAKEVQRSLSEKTKIEESEKVKKYPTARICNH; encoded by the coding sequence ATGAATCGATCCGCCAAAACTCCGGTATGTCCGAATCTGCGTCATGCTGTAAAAGCAAAACACGGTTTGGAAAAGGAAAGTATGCGTATTTTTTTCGACGGAAAAATTGCGACTACTCCTCATCCGGAATCCTTAGGTTCCAGTCTTACAAACCATTTTATCAAGACTGATTTTTCGGAACCACAACTTGAATTTGCTACGAATCCTAGGCCTAGGATTGAGGCAATCGTAAGGGAATTGCAAGATCTGCATATTTTCACTTCCAGGCATTTGAAAGAAGAATGGATCTGGCCTTTTAGTATGCCTCCCATTCTTCCTAAAGAAGATAAGGAGATTCCTTTAGGACAATACGGTCATTCTTTTTCGGGAGAATGGAAAACAGTCTATAGAAACGGTTTAGGTCTTCGTTATGGAAGAAGAATGCAGACAATCTCAGGTGTTCATTATAATTTTTCTTTTTCGAATCTGTTCTTAAAACAAATTTTAGGAAAAGAGATCCATGCATTCACCAAGGAAGAAATTTCGGAATTATATCTATCCGTTACCCGGAATTTTATGAGAAGAGTTCCGGAAATTTTATATTTAACCGGGGCTACTCCGGTTTTTGATGAGACATTTTTGCCGGTTCCGAGCGATTTCCCATTCGTAAAACATAAAGAACATACGTACTATGCTCCTTACGCTACTTCTTTGAGAATGAGCGAGATCGGATATACGAGCAAGGTCCAAGACGAGCTTCCTATCAATTATAATTCCTTAAAGGAATATATAAACGGAATGTGTTATGCCGTAAGTACTCCTTATGCTAAATACCAATCTTATGGTGAGATCCCGAACCAACTTAACGATCATTATTTGCAGATAGAGAACGAATTTTATTCTCCGATCCGCCCTAAGCAGATCCCTAAAAATGATGAAAGACCATTGGATGCTCTCCAAAGCAGGGGGATCCAATACATTGAGATCCGTTGTTTGGACCTCCAGCCTGAATCTCCTACGGGGATCCATAAGCCAAGTCTTGGTTATATACAGATGGTGCTGATTGATGGACTACTGAAGGAAAGTAAATCCATTGATCAGAAAGAAAAGCTCAGGATCCGAGAAAATACAAAACGTGTCATTTGGGAAGGCAGAAAACCCGGCCTAAAGGTTTTGGATGATCTTGGAGAAGAACAGGATTTCCTGACTAGAGGAAAAGAATTCACCCAAAGTCTTTTGCCGATTGCGGAGGAATTAGACCGTCATACTGGAAAAAGATTCTACCAAGAAATTCTAAATATAATGAATAAACGTTGGGAAGACGCTTCTTGCACTCCTTCCGGAAAACTAATGGATCGGATCATAAACGAGGGTTGGGAATTTAGGGATCTGGGAATACATCTCGCAAAAGAAAACTACAGAAACCAATCCCAGATGGAATTGACACCGGGTAAATTTGCAATGTTTGCAAAAGAAGTCCAAAGATCACTTTCGGAAAAAACTAAAATAGAAGAATCCGAAAAAGTAAAAAAGTATCCTACTGCAAGGATCTGTAACCATTGA
- a CDS encoding BolA/IbaG family iron-sulfur metabolism protein, which yields MTVQEIREKIQAGLPGSEVEIQDPYNDGVHIKAIVKFSGFAGKSIVEQHRMVYATLKDELKAEVHALGLETTVS from the coding sequence ATGACTGTCCAAGAAATTAGGGAAAAAATCCAAGCGGGACTTCCGGGCTCGGAAGTAGAGATCCAAGATCCGTACAATGATGGGGTACATATCAAAGCGATCGTTAAGTTTTCCGGATTTGCCGGAAAGTCTATCGTAGAACAGCACAGAATGGTGTATGCCACTTTAAAGGACGAACTGAAGGCGGAAGTCCATGCTTTAGGACTGGAAACCACGGTATCATAA
- a CDS encoding glutathione S-transferase N-terminal domain-containing protein codes for MMKLFQYDTCPYCAYVRSQFSEMGLKAGKDYELVEASRGTPGREEVLQLGGLSQVPFLVDGDIKMYESRDIVDYVKSKIQKLGTVT; via the coding sequence ATGATGAAACTCTTCCAATACGATACCTGTCCTTATTGCGCTTATGTTCGGAGCCAATTTTCCGAAATGGGTCTAAAAGCCGGTAAAGATTACGAATTGGTAGAGGCCAGCAGAGGAACCCCAGGTAGAGAGGAAGTCCTGCAATTAGGGGGACTTTCTCAAGTCCCTTTTCTGGTAGATGGTGATATTAAAATGTACGAGTCCAGAGACATCGTGGACTATGTAAAAAGTAAGATCCAAAAATTAGGAACTGTAACCTAA
- a CDS encoding BolA family protein, with amino-acid sequence MQDIFIEMERLLKNGLSPSELRIEDFSEQHAGHSGNPTRKKRGTHIRIFITSPQFRGKSLLEQHRSVYQIMDPFLKEWGVHALELKTSIP; translated from the coding sequence ATGCAGGATATATTTATAGAAATGGAAAGACTTTTGAAAAACGGACTTTCTCCTTCGGAATTAAGAATAGAAGACTTTTCGGAACAACATGCAGGACATTCCGGAAATCCTACCCGTAAAAAAAGAGGCACTCATATTCGGATATTTATCACGAGTCCGCAGTTCCGAGGAAAATCACTTTTAGAACAGCATCGTTCCGTTTACCAGATCATGGATCCGTTCCTAAAAGAATGGGGTGTCCATGCCTTGGAATTAAAGACCTCAATTCCTTAG
- the gshAB gene encoding bifunctional glutamate--cysteine ligase GshA/glutathione synthetase GshB, whose protein sequence is MKYKLEAGQKLDPNEFILKGFEDLEISTQIVIRDALNRGLEVEVLDRPSHFIRLKGQGVTRLVKEASKTELDSYMTFLVMENKTVTKRILEESNILVPKGTAVSDLNAGLEFLNQNSDRKMVVKPVTTNFGIGISILPPSSSQEGKKKALEIALGFSETAIVEEFAEGNEYRFLVIGDECVAVCNRIPANVTGDGKKNIRELIEEKNSDPRRGVGHVTPLEKIRLDDTELNVLKESGRTTDTIPAAGETVFVRKNSNISTGGDSVDVTDIAHSSYKILAVQAAKAVEAKICGVDIIVKNLESEGDYRILELNFNPVLYIHNYPYSGKNRKVGEKILDVLGYSS, encoded by the coding sequence TTGAAATATAAACTGGAAGCAGGACAAAAATTGGATCCGAACGAATTCATCTTAAAAGGATTCGAGGATCTGGAAATTTCCACACAGATCGTGATCCGAGACGCACTCAATAGAGGACTGGAAGTAGAAGTCTTGGATAGACCCAGTCATTTTATACGATTAAAAGGACAAGGGGTCACAAGGCTTGTAAAAGAGGCTTCCAAAACGGAACTGGATTCCTATATGACCTTTTTGGTCATGGAAAATAAGACCGTCACTAAACGTATTTTAGAAGAATCGAATATACTTGTACCTAAGGGAACTGCAGTTTCCGATCTAAATGCAGGATTGGAATTCTTAAATCAAAATTCCGATCGTAAGATGGTGGTAAAACCTGTTACTACCAATTTCGGGATCGGGATCAGCATTCTTCCACCTTCTTCTTCCCAAGAAGGAAAGAAGAAGGCACTGGAAATTGCACTTGGATTTTCGGAAACCGCCATCGTAGAGGAATTTGCAGAAGGGAATGAATACCGATTTTTAGTGATCGGGGACGAATGTGTAGCAGTATGCAATCGTATTCCCGCGAATGTAACAGGAGACGGCAAAAAGAATATTCGTGAATTAATAGAGGAAAAAAACTCGGACCCAAGAAGAGGAGTGGGGCATGTGACCCCTCTAGAAAAGATCAGACTGGATGATACCGAATTAAATGTACTAAAAGAATCCGGCAGAACTACTGATACGATCCCTGCAGCAGGTGAAACCGTTTTTGTACGTAAAAATTCAAATATCAGCACCGGCGGAGATTCAGTGGATGTAACGGATATCGCGCATTCTTCTTATAAAATATTGGCAGTACAAGCCGCAAAAGCCGTGGAAGCGAAAATTTGCGGTGTGGATATTATAGTAAAGAACCTGGAATCGGAAGGAGATTATAGGATCTTAGAACTAAACTTCAATCCTGTATTATATATTCATAATTATCCTTATTCAGGAAAGAATAGAAAAGTGGGAGAGAAAATTTTGGATGTATTAGGTTACAGTTCCTAA
- the clpS gene encoding ATP-dependent Clp protease adapter ClpS, with product MSDLKTEEQVLTKEKLKLKKPAKYRVVILNDDYTPMEFVVWILRVVFYRTQVESEQIMLQAHTTGKALCGVYSHDVARTKVNETHMLAEEHGHPLHCQMEIEEGEES from the coding sequence ATGAGCGATCTAAAAACGGAAGAACAGGTTCTCACAAAGGAGAAACTGAAACTTAAAAAGCCGGCCAAATATAGGGTAGTGATCTTAAACGATGATTATACTCCTATGGAATTTGTGGTTTGGATACTTCGCGTGGTGTTTTATCGGACCCAGGTCGAGAGCGAACAAATTATGCTGCAGGCACATACTACCGGAAAGGCTCTTTGTGGAGTCTATTCTCATGATGTTGCCAGAACTAAAGTGAACGAGACCCATATGCTTGCGGAGGAACATGGCCATCCTTTGCATTGCCAGATGGAAATTGAAGAGGGGGAAGAATCATGA
- the clpA gene encoding ATP-dependent Clp protease ATP-binding subunit ClpA: MTLSEELEKSLNQARTEALKRRNEYITLEHILLSLTYDPVAAEVLLACGADLDQLRSELKEYLDTEMESVPESFGEIEPEYTIGAQRVLQLAAFHVQSTEKKKLDGGYVLASLFREDQSHAVFFLGRQDISRFDVVRYISHGIKKSGEKVGDGTPTDETSKKQSGDALADFCVNLTEKASQGKLDPLVGRAEELERTIHILARRRKNNPIFVGDAGVGKTAIVEGLALQIVNGKVPDVLKNTKVYSLDMGLLLAGTKFRGEFEERLKNVVQAISSDPDNVLFVDEIHTIIGAGAVSGGSLDASNLLKPALSNGELRCIGTTTYKEYKAIFEKDHALSRRFQKLEVNEPSVEETIQILKGLLPKYEQFHSVKYSQQAVEEAAKLAERYILDRKLPDKAIDLIDEAGAKVKLRESSKSKIVSVKEIEELVSKISKIPPRTVKADDREKLKNLDEELKGKIYGQDKAVVELVQAIRLSRSGLSEPGKPVGSFLFAGPTGVGKTELSKQLAAILGVEFIRFDMSEYMEKHTVSRLIGSPPGYVGFEQGGQLTDAIVRTPHCVLLLDEIEKAHEDIYNILLQIMDHATLTDNNGRKADFKQVILIMTTNTGARERASNPLGFDNTALTDRGLKAIEKQFSPEFRNRLTAVIEFASLDEGTVSKVVRKQLELLEVRLKEKSIQLHYGEDVLLWIAKKSYDPLFGARPVQRWIDSNISKKLSEEILFGELKNGGDVNLEIQNEELKLVFRSREK; encoded by the coding sequence ATGACATTATCCGAAGAACTAGAAAAATCTCTCAACCAAGCGAGAACGGAAGCACTTAAGAGAAGAAACGAATACATCACTCTTGAGCATATTCTTCTTTCCTTAACTTATGATCCTGTTGCAGCGGAAGTTCTTCTTGCCTGCGGTGCGGATCTGGATCAGTTGCGTTCCGAATTAAAAGAATATTTGGATACTGAAATGGAATCGGTTCCGGAATCTTTTGGGGAGATAGAGCCTGAATACACGATCGGCGCTCAAAGAGTACTTCAATTGGCCGCGTTCCATGTGCAGTCCACAGAAAAGAAAAAATTGGACGGAGGTTATGTACTCGCTTCCTTGTTCAGGGAAGATCAGTCTCATGCGGTTTTCTTTTTGGGAAGACAGGATATTTCCCGCTTCGATGTTGTGCGTTATATTTCTCACGGGATCAAAAAGTCGGGGGAGAAGGTAGGTGATGGAACTCCTACAGACGAAACTTCTAAAAAACAAAGTGGAGATGCTTTGGCGGATTTCTGTGTGAATTTGACTGAAAAAGCAAGCCAAGGTAAATTAGATCCTTTAGTCGGAAGAGCAGAAGAGCTCGAAAGGACCATTCATATTCTTGCAAGAAGAAGGAAAAATAATCCAATCTTTGTAGGAGATGCGGGAGTAGGAAAAACCGCAATTGTAGAAGGTCTGGCTTTACAGATCGTAAACGGAAAAGTCCCGGATGTATTAAAAAATACGAAAGTATATTCTTTGGATATGGGGCTTCTACTCGCAGGAACCAAGTTCAGAGGAGAATTCGAGGAAAGGCTGAAGAATGTAGTTCAGGCAATTTCTTCCGATCCGGACAATGTATTATTTGTGGATGAGATCCATACTATTATAGGTGCCGGCGCTGTTTCCGGTGGATCTTTAGATGCTTCTAATCTTCTGAAACCCGCACTTTCAAACGGGGAACTTCGTTGTATCGGAACCACAACATATAAAGAATATAAGGCGATTTTCGAGAAGGATCATGCACTTTCTAGAAGATTCCAGAAATTAGAAGTAAACGAGCCGAGTGTAGAAGAGACTATCCAGATCTTAAAAGGTCTTCTTCCTAAATACGAACAATTCCATTCCGTAAAATATTCTCAGCAAGCTGTAGAAGAAGCGGCAAAACTTGCAGAGAGGTATATCTTAGATCGTAAACTTCCGGACAAAGCAATCGACCTGATAGACGAGGCCGGAGCAAAAGTAAAACTTAGAGAAAGTTCCAAGTCCAAGATCGTGAGTGTAAAAGAAATAGAAGAACTAGTATCGAAAATTTCTAAAATTCCTCCACGAACAGTGAAGGCAGACGATCGAGAAAAGCTCAAGAATTTAGATGAAGAATTAAAAGGTAAAATTTACGGCCAGGACAAGGCGGTCGTGGAACTCGTCCAGGCGATCCGACTTTCCAGAAGTGGACTTTCCGAGCCAGGAAAACCCGTGGGTTCATTCTTATTCGCAGGCCCTACAGGTGTGGGTAAAACTGAATTATCTAAACAACTCGCAGCCATATTAGGTGTGGAATTCATCCGATTCGATATGAGCGAGTATATGGAGAAACACACTGTCTCTAGACTCATCGGTTCTCCTCCAGGTTATGTTGGTTTCGAACAAGGCGGTCAATTGACGGACGCGATCGTTCGTACTCCTCATTGTGTTCTTCTATTGGATGAGATAGAAAAAGCCCACGAAGATATTTACAATATTCTTTTGCAGATCATGGACCATGCGACTCTCACTGATAATAACGGCAGGAAGGCCGATTTTAAGCAGGTCATTCTGATCATGACCACAAATACCGGTGCCAGAGAAAGAGCCTCTAATCCATTAGGATTCGATAATACTGCTTTGACCGATAGAGGCTTAAAAGCCATCGAAAAACAATTCTCTCCGGAGTTTAGGAACAGGCTGACCGCAGTGATAGAATTCGCATCTCTGGATGAGGGAACCGTTTCTAAGGTTGTGCGCAAACAGTTAGAACTTCTGGAAGTAAGATTGAAAGAGAAAAGTATCCAACTTCATTACGGAGAGGATGTTCTACTTTGGATCGCTAAAAAATCTTACGATCCATTATTCGGGGCAAGGCCCGTCCAACGCTGGATTGATTCCAATATTTCCAAAAAGCTCTCGGAAGAGATATTGTTCGGAGAATTAAAAAACGGCGGGGATGTGAATTTGGAAATACAAAACGAGGAACTGAAATTAGTCTTCCGTTCTAGAGAAAAATAA
- a CDS encoding NrsF family protein, with amino-acid sequence MSYSESDKTKKLIQTLSSSLEKGSLNIYTLFLSCLGLVVLGIALGWSVSNLIGRTNAFPGWWPEPALLLFWGVVSAYLLSKLAFPEETSAWIFWTAGAFLFVWTVFILSRFFTEEGPAHVHVGLCSVILATTSILFGAGAWFILRTMASSRPGLSGFLFLNLLLASSNLGLKFVCPVQDPSHILISHVSFTLVWIALLYFPIRKKFSW; translated from the coding sequence ATGTCATATTCAGAATCGGACAAAACCAAAAAACTGATCCAAACATTGAGTTCTAGCCTGGAAAAGGGAAGCCTGAACATTTATACACTTTTCCTTTCTTGTTTGGGTTTAGTAGTTTTAGGAATTGCACTTGGGTGGTCCGTTTCCAACTTAATAGGCCGCACGAACGCTTTTCCAGGCTGGTGGCCGGAGCCTGCATTATTATTATTTTGGGGAGTTGTTTCGGCTTATCTATTAAGCAAACTAGCCTTCCCTGAGGAAACTTCCGCTTGGATCTTTTGGACTGCGGGCGCTTTTCTATTCGTCTGGACCGTTTTTATTCTAAGCCGCTTTTTTACGGAAGAAGGTCCGGCCCATGTTCATGTAGGGCTTTGCTCGGTAATCTTAGCAACAACTTCAATTTTATTCGGAGCCGGAGCTTGGTTTATTTTAAGGACCATGGCAAGTTCCAGGCCTGGACTTTCCGGATTTTTATTCTTAAACCTTTTATTAGCAAGTTCTAATCTAGGTCTGAAATTTGTCTGCCCTGTCCAAGATCCTTCACATATTTTGATCTCGCATGTAAGCTTTACATTGGTTTGGATCGCATTATTATATTTTCCGATCCGAAAAAAGTTTAGCTGGTAA
- a CDS encoding GNAT family N-acetyltransferase, with translation MPGKTKITRILSLREISAEDWNLLGDPENPFSNHEFLHSLELSSCVGGRTSWHPEYWVAEDEDGIHSSLPFYHKYDSYGEYIFDHSWANFFSQNGLSYYPKGLVAYPFTPVNGKKIFRRNNVSAEEALDVLLPPLLENAKTEGLSSIHFLFLEEEEAKALEKRGFSTRITHQFHWKNRGYTSFENFLGDFRSKKRMQIKKERETVKGSGIRILCKEGKEISEKDMDSIYSFYTETYSRKWGSPYLNRKFFKIILEKFSQNLVLFLAEKDGDTIGGTFNLKKGKKLYGRYWGSSAHYPFLHFECCYYAPIEYAIKNGFEIFEAGAQGEQKFLRGFPAVPTYSSHFIFHDQARNAIERFLESERMHMQEMIRETNQSSPLKDEPVRGESEDK, from the coding sequence ATGCCCGGTAAAACGAAGATCACCAGGATACTGTCGCTCCGAGAAATTTCGGCGGAGGATTGGAATCTTTTGGGAGATCCTGAAAATCCTTTTTCAAATCATGAATTTTTACATTCTCTGGAACTTTCTTCCTGCGTAGGCGGAAGGACCAGTTGGCATCCGGAGTATTGGGTGGCGGAAGACGAGGATGGGATCCATTCTTCTCTTCCTTTTTATCATAAATACGATTCTTATGGTGAGTATATTTTCGATCATTCCTGGGCAAATTTTTTCTCTCAGAATGGACTTTCTTATTATCCTAAAGGTCTCGTAGCCTATCCATTCACTCCGGTGAACGGTAAAAAAATATTCAGAAGAAATAATGTATCCGCGGAAGAAGCGTTGGATGTACTACTTCCACCGTTACTCGAAAATGCAAAGACAGAAGGACTCTCCAGCATCCATTTTCTTTTTTTAGAGGAAGAAGAAGCAAAAGCTTTAGAGAAAAGAGGATTTTCCACTCGGATCACCCATCAATTCCATTGGAAGAATAGAGGATATACTAGTTTCGAAAATTTTCTGGGAGATTTCAGATCCAAGAAGAGGATGCAGATCAAAAAGGAAAGAGAGACCGTAAAAGGATCCGGGATCCGGATCTTATGCAAAGAAGGTAAGGAAATTTCGGAGAAGGATATGGATTCCATCTATTCCTTTTATACGGAGACCTATTCCAGAAAATGGGGATCTCCTTATTTAAATCGCAAATTTTTTAAGATCATTTTGGAGAAGTTTTCCCAAAATCTGGTATTATTTTTAGCGGAGAAGGACGGAGACACGATAGGCGGAACATTCAACTTAAAAAAGGGAAAGAAGTTGTACGGTAGATACTGGGGTTCCTCCGCACATTATCCTTTTCTACATTTCGAATGTTGTTATTATGCTCCTATAGAATATGCGATCAAGAACGGTTTCGAGATCTTTGAAGCAGGAGCGCAGGGAGAGCAGAAGTTTTTACGAGGATTTCCTGCAGTTCCTACATATAGCTCTCATTTTATTTTCCATGACCAGGCTCGAAATGCGATTGAACGTTTTTTAGAAAGCGAAAGAATGCATATGCAGGAAATGATAAGGGAAACCAATCAATCTTCTCCATTGAAGGATGAACCGGTCCGGGGAGAATCCGAAGACAAATGA
- a CDS encoding RNA polymerase sigma factor, translating to MAEKQDIWQILSERMRLAQEGDSKEYELLLSKCREILNNHLSSKVRDKEDREDLIQDILIGIHKARATYRKEKPFAPWFFSIARYKTIDYIRRKGTRDRIVSTEMEGFAQEEKTSIEDKWEVQQGLESWLNVLEPRQRRILTMAKLEGKSVREISETTGLSESNVKVIVHRSLEKLKRFFSESERTIEGSKTSKK from the coding sequence ATGGCGGAAAAGCAAGATATCTGGCAAATTCTTTCGGAAAGAATGCGCTTAGCCCAAGAAGGAGATTCCAAGGAATACGAACTCCTACTTTCCAAATGCAGGGAAATTTTAAACAATCATTTGAGCTCTAAGGTTCGTGACAAGGAAGATCGGGAGGACCTGATCCAGGACATTCTGATCGGTATCCATAAGGCCAGGGCCACCTATCGAAAGGAAAAGCCGTTTGCACCCTGGTTTTTCTCCATCGCAAGATATAAGACCATAGACTATATTCGCAGGAAAGGGACTCGTGACAGGATCGTCTCTACAGAGATGGAAGGTTTTGCCCAGGAAGAAAAAACTTCTATAGAGGACAAGTGGGAGGTACAACAAGGACTGGAGTCCTGGCTAAACGTCTTAGAGCCTAGGCAGAGAAGGATCCTGACCATGGCAAAGCTGGAGGGAAAATCGGTCAGAGAGATTTCCGAAACAACCGGACTTTCCGAATCCAATGTAAAAGTGATCGTTCATCGTTCTCTGGAAAAGTTAAAACGATTTTTTTCCGAGTCTGAGAGAACGATAGAAGGCTCAAAAACGTCCAAGAAATAG
- the grxD gene encoding Grx4 family monothiol glutaredoxin: MDKELQGKIEGLIASKKIFLFMKGTPDAPMCGFSAGVTNVLRSLGADYNSFNVLSDMSVREGIKEFANWPTIPQLYIDGEFIGGHDIVVEMARSGELQKKIGV, encoded by the coding sequence ATGGATAAAGAATTACAAGGTAAGATCGAAGGATTGATCGCTTCTAAAAAAATATTTCTGTTTATGAAGGGAACTCCTGACGCTCCTATGTGCGGCTTTTCCGCTGGAGTAACCAATGTTCTCAGAAGTTTGGGAGCGGATTATAACTCCTTTAACGTTCTTTCCGACATGTCGGTCAGAGAAGGCATTAAAGAATTCGCGAACTGGCCGACCATCCCTCAGCTATACATTGACGGGGAATTTATAGGTGGTCACGATATAGTCGTGGAAATGGCAAGAAGCGGAGAGCTCCAAAAAAAGATAGGTGTCTAA